The following coding sequences are from one Rhodopirellula islandica window:
- a CDS encoding type I restriction-modification system subunit M N-terminal domain-containing protein: MTTNFSQTAAYIWSLADLLRGDFKQSQYGRIILPFTILRRLECVLEANKPKVLAQVEKLKAMTAFEEEAREKFLLKAAKQSFYNTSPMDLSKLGSADIKTNLLTYIECFSKDAREIFEHFKFAEFIAQLQDATLRTGTDGGC; this comes from the coding sequence ATGACCACGAACTTCTCACAAACCGCAGCTTACATCTGGTCCCTGGCAGATCTGCTCAGAGGTGATTTCAAGCAATCCCAGTACGGACGCATCATCCTCCCGTTCACCATCCTACGCCGCTTGGAATGTGTGCTGGAGGCGAACAAACCGAAGGTGCTCGCCCAGGTCGAAAAACTGAAGGCGATGACGGCGTTCGAAGAGGAAGCCCGTGAAAAATTCCTACTCAAGGCCGCCAAGCAGTCTTTCTACAACACGTCCCCGATGGATCTGTCCAAGCTCGGTAGTGCGGACATCAAAACGAACCTGCTGACCTACATCGAATGCTTCTCCAAAGACGCCCGCGAGATCTTCGAGCACTTCAAATTCGCTGAATTCATCGCCCAGCTTCAGGATGCCACACTTCGTACGGGAACGGATGGTGGCTGCTGA
- a CDS encoding rhomboid family intramembrane serine protease, which produces MNERRPEPEIVFRSPSHRDCMDARLVLESVGISNEKLQRSGDWCLVVPDDQVGAAFAELQSYRNDRLAETSPSLPQKSLVFGGAIAGVIYYAVFIVSVAVLAETSAYGIDWKAVGQMNAGQVMNGEGWRTITALTLHADAGHLLSNLVFGCVFGVLAGRLLGGGLAWLAIVLAGALGNLMNAVIRDGAHTSIGASTAVFAALGILVAHAMHPRYKSSAKALVRWSPLIGGVLLLSFMGMEGERTDVLAHVTGFIAGMVFGWVGCRLPETWLANSSFQMIAGLVTGAIVIASWVHGAQ; this is translated from the coding sequence ATGAACGAAAGACGCCCGGAACCCGAAATCGTCTTTCGTTCGCCCTCCCACCGCGATTGCATGGATGCTCGGTTGGTGCTGGAATCGGTGGGGATCTCGAACGAAAAGCTTCAGCGATCAGGGGACTGGTGCTTGGTCGTGCCCGATGATCAAGTTGGCGCCGCCTTCGCAGAGTTGCAGTCGTATCGCAACGATCGTCTTGCCGAAACCAGTCCGTCGCTGCCACAGAAGTCACTCGTGTTCGGTGGCGCGATTGCGGGGGTGATTTACTATGCGGTTTTCATCGTTTCGGTCGCGGTTCTGGCAGAGACCTCCGCCTATGGGATCGACTGGAAAGCGGTCGGCCAGATGAACGCCGGCCAGGTGATGAATGGTGAGGGGTGGCGAACGATCACGGCGCTGACCTTGCATGCGGATGCCGGCCACCTGCTTTCGAATTTGGTTTTTGGCTGTGTCTTCGGCGTGCTAGCGGGGCGTCTTTTGGGTGGTGGATTGGCCTGGCTGGCAATCGTCCTGGCCGGTGCACTGGGGAACTTGATGAATGCCGTGATTCGGGACGGGGCGCACACTTCGATCGGCGCATCGACCGCCGTGTTCGCTGCGTTGGGGATTCTCGTCGCACACGCAATGCATCCTCGGTACAAGTCATCGGCGAAGGCATTGGTTCGCTGGAGTCCCTTGATCGGCGGCGTCCTGTTGTTGTCGTTCATGGGGATGGAAGGCGAACGAACCGATGTTCTGGCACACGTCACCGGTTTCATTGCCGGGATGGTGTTCGGCTGGGTTGGATGCCGATTGCCGGAAACATGGCTCGCCAACAGTTCATTTCAAATGATCGCAGGGTTGGTCACGGGGGCGATCGTGATTGCGTCATGGGTGCACGGGGCTCAGTGA
- a CDS encoding DUF3800 domain-containing protein has translation MATEFVIFTDESVKDGAYFSNFYGGVLVRSRDLLRVTAQLSECKAEQNLHGELKWTKVTENYLDKYKTVMDAFFDLVAADLAKVRIMFTNNTYVPQGLTSEQRQSEYHRLYYQFIKHGFGLVFSNEEHDEPKRVRLNMDQMPTSREETAKFKSFIEALSRNPEMRRANVDFDKRQIAEVDSKDHDLLQCLDVVLGAMTFRLNNQHQVKPAGQSRRGKRTVAKEKLYKHISARVRVIYPHFNIGESTGTQGDLVNRWRHPYRHWKLVPRNHDRDMTRTKP, from the coding sequence ATGGCGACCGAGTTTGTGATCTTTACCGATGAGTCCGTCAAAGACGGGGCCTACTTCTCGAATTTCTACGGGGGCGTGTTGGTCCGGTCTCGGGATCTGTTGCGTGTGACCGCCCAGCTTTCAGAATGCAAGGCGGAACAGAACCTGCACGGTGAATTGAAGTGGACGAAGGTGACCGAGAACTACCTGGACAAGTACAAGACAGTGATGGACGCTTTCTTCGATCTGGTGGCCGCTGACTTGGCCAAGGTCAGAATCATGTTCACCAATAACACCTACGTTCCACAGGGCCTGACATCGGAACAGCGGCAGTCGGAATATCACCGACTGTACTACCAATTCATCAAGCACGGGTTTGGGCTCGTGTTCTCAAATGAGGAGCACGATGAGCCGAAGCGTGTGCGGTTGAATATGGATCAAATGCCCACCAGTCGGGAAGAAACCGCGAAGTTCAAATCCTTCATCGAGGCGCTTTCACGTAATCCTGAGATGCGCCGTGCGAATGTCGATTTTGATAAGCGACAGATCGCGGAGGTCGATTCCAAGGACCACGATCTGTTGCAATGCCTGGACGTTGTGCTGGGGGCAATGACGTTCCGTCTGAATAATCAGCACCAGGTAAAGCCCGCAGGGCAAAGCAGGCGAGGCAAACGCACGGTCGCCAAAGAGAAGCTTTACAAGCATATCTCTGCGCGGGTACGGGTGATCTACCCGCACTTCAACATCGGTGAGTCGACCGGAACCCAGGGGGATCTGGTGAACCGCTGGCGACACCCCTATCGACACTGGAAGCTGGTGCCGCGAAACCACGACCGTGACATGACACGCACCAAGCCATGA
- a CDS encoding HsdR family type I site-specific deoxyribonuclease codes for MLAVGSSAIRRSTTATYPGKKETYVLDFFNEPEDVLAAFQEYYEAATLLDVSDPNKIWELFDKLRSASIFLWTEVNQFSEVFYTKSKSNAALSNVCRPARDRWQTRYKEAREKFESNRKLYQHAKKLGDATFIANSEGDMNEAKKEMDALGVFKSDLISFSRYYEFMSQIVDYDSTDLEKLNLNALHLAPLLREEAPKEDPIDLSSIDLTHYRLSKIKQQDLLLVKEGAEGLSVGADIGTGKPKSKQEIFLSQLIARLNELFITDGPGPDQLRVHHPRLGPRERAGDESDREQLARTSSAG; via the coding sequence TTGCTGGCGGTTGGAAGCTCGGCGATCCGTCGAAGTACGACCGCAACCTACCCAGGAAAGAAAGAGACCTACGTCCTGGATTTCTTCAACGAACCTGAGGACGTACTGGCGGCGTTTCAGGAGTATTACGAAGCGGCCACGCTGCTCGATGTCTCCGACCCCAACAAAATCTGGGAACTGTTCGACAAGCTGCGTTCAGCCAGCATCTTCCTGTGGACGGAGGTGAACCAGTTCAGCGAGGTCTTCTACACGAAGAGCAAAAGCAACGCCGCACTCAGCAACGTTTGTCGACCGGCACGTGATCGCTGGCAAACAAGGTACAAGGAAGCCAGAGAGAAATTCGAGAGCAACCGAAAGCTGTATCAGCACGCCAAAAAGCTGGGCGACGCGACGTTCATCGCCAACTCGGAAGGCGATATGAATGAGGCCAAGAAGGAGATGGACGCACTCGGCGTTTTTAAATCCGACTTGATCTCGTTCAGCCGATACTACGAGTTCATGTCGCAGATCGTCGACTACGACAGCACGGACCTGGAGAAGCTGAACCTAAATGCCCTTCATCTTGCGCCGTTGCTTCGCGAGGAAGCTCCCAAGGAGGATCCGATTGACCTGTCATCCATTGATCTGACGCACTACCGCCTTTCGAAGATCAAACAGCAGGACCTGCTACTCGTCAAAGAAGGGGCCGAGGGCCTGAGCGTCGGCGCGGATATCGGGACCGGCAAACCCAAATCAAAGCAGGAGATATTCCTGTCCCAGTTGATCGCACGCTTGAACGAGCTGTTCATCACTGACGGACCAGGACCTGATCAACTACGCGTACACCATCCGCGACTAGGTCCGAGAGAACGAGCGGGTGATGAATCAGATCGAGAACAACTCGCCCGAACAAGCTCTGCTGGGTGA
- a CDS encoding neutral/alkaline non-lysosomal ceramidase N-terminal domain-containing protein: MKAQSFFAVATLLLFSGAGWGAESDDDLVPESTWQAGAAKVAITPSEPVWMAGYASRTRPADGKLTELWAKALVLEDPQGNRGVILTLDLVGIDRALSQSICDRLKELCGLQRNQIVICTSHTHSGPVVGLNLAPLHHGLLTDPQRKAIDDWVDAFQDQVIALVEEAIGKLAPSEVTWGSGTATFAVNRRENPEAAVPQRRSEGQLQGPSDHDVPVLAVRDVDGSLTAVLFGYACHATTLSGYQWSGDYPGYAQVNLENQHPGCVALFFAGCGADQNPLPRRTVELAQHYGRRLADAVDTVLLTTQMHPVQGSLRTSYAEIDLPFDELPTREEIELNSRSENRYEVARAKMLLEQIDGGAPLLPTYPYPVSAWAIGDGPLLTTLGGEVVVDYALRLKSELTGVQTWVAGYANDVMAYVPSRRVLGEGGYEGGGAMVYYGLPTSWGPSIEKDIVQEVHRQVESVSTHEETVPKRVR, translated from the coding sequence ATGAAAGCTCAATCGTTTTTTGCCGTCGCTACGCTTCTGCTCTTCTCGGGCGCTGGATGGGGAGCTGAATCGGATGACGATTTGGTTCCCGAATCCACTTGGCAGGCGGGAGCCGCGAAAGTCGCGATCACGCCTAGCGAACCGGTCTGGATGGCTGGCTATGCCTCGCGAACTCGTCCGGCGGATGGAAAGTTGACCGAGTTGTGGGCGAAAGCGCTGGTGCTGGAGGACCCACAGGGAAATCGCGGCGTGATCCTGACTCTGGATCTTGTTGGCATTGATCGTGCACTTTCGCAATCCATCTGTGACAGATTGAAAGAGCTGTGCGGTCTGCAACGCAACCAGATTGTGATCTGCACGTCGCACACTCACAGTGGACCGGTCGTCGGTCTCAATCTGGCGCCACTTCATCACGGGTTGCTCACCGATCCCCAGCGAAAAGCGATCGATGATTGGGTCGATGCCTTCCAGGATCAGGTGATTGCGTTGGTAGAAGAAGCGATTGGCAAGCTTGCCCCCAGCGAGGTCACGTGGGGTAGCGGCACGGCAACGTTTGCCGTCAATCGTCGTGAGAACCCCGAGGCAGCGGTGCCCCAGCGACGATCCGAAGGCCAACTGCAAGGTCCCAGCGACCATGACGTTCCGGTGCTCGCCGTTCGAGACGTGGACGGCAGCTTGACCGCTGTCCTCTTCGGGTATGCCTGCCACGCGACGACCTTGAGTGGCTATCAATGGTCCGGTGACTATCCGGGGTACGCTCAAGTGAATTTGGAAAACCAGCATCCTGGTTGCGTGGCATTGTTCTTTGCCGGTTGCGGCGCCGACCAGAACCCGTTGCCCCGACGCACGGTGGAATTGGCGCAGCACTATGGGCGGCGTCTAGCCGATGCGGTGGACACGGTTTTGCTGACGACGCAAATGCACCCGGTCCAGGGTTCGTTGCGGACCTCGTATGCAGAGATTGATCTGCCGTTTGATGAACTGCCGACGAGGGAGGAAATCGAATTGAATTCAAGGTCCGAGAATCGCTACGAGGTGGCGAGGGCGAAAATGCTGTTGGAGCAAATCGATGGCGGGGCTCCACTGCTGCCGACCTACCCGTATCCGGTGAGCGCCTGGGCGATTGGCGATGGTCCGCTGCTCACAACGCTTGGCGGGGAAGTGGTTGTCGACTACGCGCTTCGGCTGAAGAGCGAATTGACAGGGGTGCAAACATGGGTGGCCGGTTACGCCAACGACGTGATGGCGTACGTTCCCTCCCGTCGAGTCCTTGGCGAAGGTGGGTATGAAGGCGGCGGGGCGATGGTTTACTACGGGCTGCCGACTTCGTGGGGGCCGAGCATCGAGAAGGACATCGTTCAGGAAGTTCATCGGCAGGTCGAAAGCGTGTCGACTCACGAGGAAACCGTTCCGAAGCGAGTCCGTTGA